A segment of the Stigmatopora nigra isolate UIUO_SnigA chromosome 15, RoL_Snig_1.1, whole genome shotgun sequence genome:
TTAAATGGTGGGAAGGTCCATCTTGGCCAAAGGAATAGCATATTTGTGTATACAACACAGTGAGCTTTAACAATGTTAATTACTTTTGGTTTTACATTCTAAATGAAGACTCAAAACTGCAATTTCTGCTACTTTATTAGCATGATACATAGTAAGTAGCCAAGACAAGCGTTTGTCATGGCTCCTAATGGCAAACAAGCATTTTCCTTAGAGACAATCAATggaaaactaaatgaaaatgtcaacaCTGATTTTTGTTTCTTCTATTATAGCACAATGGCATCTGATTTAAAGCATCCACCGCCATACACCATTCCAGGTATGATCATTAATATAGCTGATATctgcattttatgtatttttgtttaactAATCTCCGGTTTGCTCTGTTTTAGTTGAACCGTCAGGTGACAAGGTTAAAGTGTACCATGTGCACACCCCATTCAACCCTGCCTCCCCCACACCAGTTccacaaggtaaaaaaaaacaaactgtcacaaaCACAATGTACACAGTGTAGTTTTAATTGAAACCCCTTTTCAAACGACTTGTTTAAAACTTTGGCTGCCACTGATTTTGTTAGACGTATAAGCCGTTTGGACTGATAGGAGCAAATAAGCATTTGATTTATCATAAGGGCCTTATTTAAATCATTGACCCCTCCCATATCTAATACATTGGTCCCCAGGTGTCGTCAATTGCATTAAAAGATAAACTTTATACTCACTCAGCCAAAAGTTAATCATtcaacttcttttgtttttgcaatgttCATCAGTGTACACTAGCGGAGGCGGCGGCTTATCATCAGGCTTTGACACTGGGAAAAAGAACGTAACGAGCTATGACACAGCGCTGGGTTTTAATTCAGGCATGACCACATGTCCCTCATGCCAGCAACAGGTCATGACCAATGTTGCTTATAAACCAGGGATGTACTCATGGCTCATGGTTTGTCTCTTCATTTGTCTTGGGTAAGTGAGAGTCCTCTCTAAGCAGCTTTTCACAATGATCTATTCTTTGATTTGAAGTCCTTATAGCAATCCTTGATTTGTTAAAGGTTGGTGGCCTGCTGCTGCCTGATCCCCCTGCTTGTCAAGCAGTTTAAGGATGCGCATCACACATGCCCCCGCTGCAACCGATTGTTGCATGTGGAGAAGAGAAAATGCTGTAAATGAGCACCCCTAGATTCTCCAACCTCATGTGAAAATGAGACCACCCTCCCTGATGACAAGAATGACAAAGCCACTTATTTTTATGGTGAAGCCTGCTTTACTAGCAAGGTTTCAATGCACTTCTTTCTCCTGTTACAGTTACACCGTTGATTATACATATATAggttcatatttttatatgtatctatatatatatttacatgaatgaatatatatatatatatatatatatatatatatatatatatatatatatatatatatatatatatatatagatatatatatagatatatatatatatatatatatatatatatatatatatatatatatatatatatatatatatatatatatatatatatatatatatatatatatatatatatatatacatatacatatatatatatatatatatatacatatacatatatatatttatatatttatatgtatctatatatagttCGAATGAAGGGCTTGTACATACATCCAAACCTCTTGTGTCTCAAGGAATCAATCACAtgatatattaaaataatggaAAGTGTCATAGCTGTGATGCAATGCAATAGAGTAAGCTAGTCAATGCATATGTCTGTTTATGAAGGAATAAAACCGCTGATATGTACAGCAATGGCTAGTCAATGCATATGTCTGTTTATGAAGGAATAAAACTGCTGATATGTACAGCAATGGCTACATgtagaataacatttaaaaaaaatctatctaaTGTATCTGGATGTTTTTGGCATGAATCATCTTGCAAAAATGAACAATTCTGTGATCTTATCTGGGaaccttgaaataaaaatagaaaatactgCTCTTAAATAACAAAACCTTAATAAATTCCAGTGACTTCTCTCATGTACTAAGTTATTGGCATGAATCATcttgaaaaatgaacatttttgttcTCTTATCTGGGATctttattgaaataaaaaaaaatactgcactcttaaataaaaaaaaaaacctttaaattcCAGAGTGTAACTTCTTTCATGTACTAAATTTTTGGCATGAATCATCTtgcaaaaatgaacatttctgtGCTTTTATCTGGGATCattatcaaaatttaaataaaaatactgcacTCTAAAAACAAGAATATCCAACCTTATTAAATTCCAGTCTCTCATGTACTCTTAAAATCATTTGTCAAATAAAATGAGTCTATATAAATTATgtgcacattttgtttttcattcttgTGATTTTAATCTCACCAAAATCACATTGGAACATTAAAGTTTATCACAGTTCATGTTTTATCTTGCATTGTTCATTTTATTCAAACCTGTAGTTCACCATTCAAGCCATTACAAATCATTGTCAACAGGAGGTGGTGTATACATAcccgaattaaaaaaaaataataattaatgttTTGTCATGATGTATTGGTTGTATCAATACCAAAAGTAGAGCTGTGTTTGGACATAGCTTAACTACTGCTGTAAGCAAGCAGAAAGCAGTCTATAgtcttttgtagaaaattttatTCAACATACATTTTCCAGCAAAAAGGCAATATACAGGAATAAGTTGTCGTACACTGCTGCTACACTGAGGATTTTCAATtggggagaggaaaaaaaaaaggtgagtcTGCATGTCTTCTTTGTACTGCACTTTTGAGACGAGACAAAACCGGTGCAGTTAGTTTGGAGAACAGATGCAAataaaccccccccccaaaaaaaacaattgtaaaatggTACATCAGGaacgcaaaaaaaaaccaaacctaCACACAAGAAATATGAACAACTGGCTTCTTCTGTACCCCCAAAACAAAGGCCAAGTCTTGCTCTTAAATTTTACATgtccatatttttaaatatacaattcATAAATGTTGTCTTTACACAGCCGAACTATGCACTGAGGAGCGTTCCatctttgcttttaaaaaaaaaaaaaactaaaattaagaGAGAATTTAAGTGTTTCTTAAAATGCTGGTTTTTGCCTTTACACAATCCTCAAACGTGCCAAACTGTTGCTCCCTACcacacatgcacattttttGCTTACTGCTTCCAATCACCAGGAGGGAACATTTTCACTCAGCACAAATGGGATAAAATATGAATGTGAGCTGAAAAAACAGGTGCTTTGGTGTTTTCTATGGGAAGAATGACTTGAGaaaagcaaataaacaaaaaagataACCAGAGGCCGTCCATCAcccaaataaatgtaaattacaaaacattttccagCCCTGAGAGCTCTTTGATGTCAAGTGCCGGTGTGCAAGATGAAATACTACAGACAAATTTCTTGCTCTCTTGAAAccccattttattatttttctttaaacatttGCAGTGAGTTCTTATTTCTATTTCATAATACAAACTCTGCAGAAAGACACAAGAAGGTCCTGCCAACAAAACTAAGTGAGACAACTGTGCGCAATCGTGGAAATACTTAGAGGGCgagagcagaaaaaaaacataagcacACTCAGGCTGCGTAAAAATATGAATGGCAACAGTGCTCAACAATTTGGTTGTtgagaaattattttttctctctctgccaATTAGTCATTGCAAACAAACTTCCACTCAACTCTCCTCACAGCAGCAAGTCTTCATTTAAGTCaacccacccccaaaaaaatatatgagtgAGGcatagaaggggaaaaaaattaagtctagaactttatgtatatttatagatatatacattatagcataattgtttattctgttACACTTCTCCACGTATTAAAACCCAATTTTTCGCCACTTCCAGGCACGACACAGGCAGTCGACAGTTAAGAgaagccagagagagagagagagacgagaaagagagagagagagaaatacaaTTAAAGCGGTGGATGTGGGgcggaagaaaaataaaaaataaaaacacccaGAACCGTATTCGCAGTTTACGTTGTAGTTGAGGGAGAAATCCATCAGTTGCAGAAAGACGTGTTGAAGACAAAAGCCAGTGAGGAACTCGCTTGCGTCTAGGCGGGGAGGCGGAAATTGATGAGCACCCCCCATTTACACGCGCACACTCAAGCGCACACTTCCACACGTGTACGCACGTGAAGTTGGTTACAGTCAGTTATAGTTTGAAGTAGGCagggaggaagagagggaggaggGAAGAAAGGAAGGACGGGCTGCTTTAGTTGTGGATTTTGATTGCTTTCTCCAGGTAGGTGTAGCGACCTCTCTTTGGAGCTTTGTTGAAATGATCCAAGCCAAGCCAGGGGCGAGGGTGCGACATGTTTCCTGCAGCGTGGCGCACAAATCGGACAAGTacatgagaagaagaaaaaaaaaacctttataaGTCGGACGCTggcggattaaaaaaatgatgcggctgcTACGACAGGTTTCATCCCTGATAGTGAGCAGAcaaactacagtggtacctcgagatacgcaattttgatacatttcttctcccgggttggctctatttgcccaacctccaccctgactttcagatgcaacctatcgagggttgtttgctttttgtattcccttcaaaatgttccgacaatgatgcacacaaatgtcctcacgataagataacgcacgaccacttgccaacgagcaGTAGTATATacaccattcgcactgactaacggggaaaaaaaacactgaaaaaaatgcaacgccagTGCACAAAGAGATTGCGAccagagagacagtgcccatgatgttcttatgagcagcctcgcGCATCCACTGtttcaaaatttgtctcttatctcaaattgctcatgtcgaggtatcactgtacaTTTAAAAGCGGCAGTGCAAAATAGACCTTTGAAAAAATATGTGCTGGTGTTTGGAAACAAATCACCATTGCGTGATTAAAGTGTAACTGTGTGGAAAGTGCACACTTCACATCAGTGCTTACCTGGCTGCGGTTCAAAATCCTTCAGGTTGACCTCATACTCGTCTTCAGTGATGTACTGATGTCGGCCCATCATCACAATGGCAAATTTGAACTGGGGAGTGGGAAAAGAAGTGTTTTGCTCAACAACCAGTAGATTTAAACTTTAAACAAATGTCCTATACATGATTCTCAATTTTGTTCATACCTTTTCAAATTCTTTCTCTTGGATGTCCAACATGGCCTGGATCCTCCTCACCACTTCTCGAAACGACTCACCCTATCAGGAAGACGGACATGATTGTTTTTGAGCATTTGCAATTTAGTTTAAAAGGTATGGTTCAGTTTGTTGGTAGAATGGTGATTCAATTCTTGGCTATAAGAACTATATAgacgtatatataaatatatacaaaaaaacctaaaaaacatgaacattttcaaattaGCTTAATTAGATCAATTATAATTAcaaatcatttgaatatttagtagcttgtttttttatttttttttaagtgtgataTTTTTAAGATGCatgccattttgttcatagttgTGCCAGGTGTTTGTGTTAATGCTAAAATTAAAACAAGGAAAAAGGTCAAGTCAAAAACTTCCTTTAGCTCAGGGgtcagaaaaacaaaatgtaatgcaaaaaattaaaatccgATCGTTATATGATAACTAACAGATCCcaataataaaaagaatgcCCTCTAAAATGCCACAGACATTTTGTGTATTCTATTGTTGGCGAGATTTCGTCTGAAAAATAGTATTCcctgactaaaaaaaattgacaacagCAGGCATAATAGTTACAGACACTAACCTGTCTGATTTTGAGCAAGAAAGGGGTCCCAAATGTGCCAAAGACCTCCTTGTGGAAATGAGCAACAGGAATTAGCAGTTCGCTGTCCTTATCCAGATCCACCTGGTCCACAGGTATCTCCTAAAAGATCAAGAATAGCCAGAGTTAGCAATGGAGTGCatgtttcatatctaaaatgtcgtctttaaaaaaaaatcctgccagTGTATACCACAGCTTCCAATTGGATGAATTCCACAAAGCAATCGGAAGCACTAAGCAAGTACTTACCTCTATTCTGAAGGTGCGACTGGCAGCTGGAGATAAACATTCTAGGAGCTCGTCCTCCTGGTGAACGCCGATGATTTTATAGCTTACTATCTCTAACAGCCTGCAGGGATGATGGATTAGAGCTCGAGACACAAGAAAACGTCCAAAGCAGACACGCGCTTCTGAAGGAAACTTACCTGAGCTTTTCGGAGCCCTTTTCGGAGAGCTCCACCGCCTTTTTACATTCATCCAACAGGTCGCGAACACAACCGTGTTTGTCAGGGTAGAGGGTGATCTCCTTCAAAAAGGGCACCGTTTACTTCACTTATCTGGTGGCAGGATAATTCATGTCAGTGTATACTTACCTCCTCTCTGAATTGGCTGTTGAGCCATGTGGATTTAAAACTCCTCCTGTTCTCAAAGTCTGTGATCTTCATTTTCAACTGCGTGCATAGAGgtgaaataaaatcaattatGAGAACTATACAGCAGGTGTTAGGTCgacagtggaaaaaaagtaaaaatgtgtaCTTAACCGTACCCCAAAACAAATCTGGGTGGACTAACATTTCACTTTATAGGACATACATTTAACTCACTGACAACCATTGGCGGCAGTGAACGTCCAATACATTGTGACTGGGAGAGGACAAGTGAACCAATGTAATTTTGCCTCTTCCCAGTCAAAGTGGACAAGGCTTCCACTGCATTCAAAGGATGCTTTTAAATATACATGGAATTCTTTAACTACATCAAATGGGGGTTCATCATTCTAAATGGCAGCAATGGGTTACTAAATACTATAAGGAAGTAAGTCTTGTGCACATAACCCGTTCCCTTgatcatcattttttgagtaACAGAAACTGcttttatgcgagaaaatatggtggaCCGAATGCTTTGATCAACATCAACGACACCTTCAGACCTCAGTCATGGCCTAAAGACCAATTTCCAACTAAAGTGAACACAgactaaaaaaaagatgggtgAGTTCAATTTAAGTGCCTTGCTGTCACCTGCTGATAGTAGAGTTTCTTGGGCTGCCGAGGCTTGAAGAATTGCAGCAGTTCCCGCAGCGTTCCCTCATAATTGTGTCTGAGAGGATTCCCTGGACCGTCCCTGTACCTGGCCACCACACCACCAGGCAGGGGGGAGGATAAGAAAAGAGGGCGGGGACAAAGGAAGAAACGGTACGGGGTGGGAGGAGACCCAAAATGGAGAAAGGGAGGAAATTGGGAAGTAGAGAGAAAAGGTCGGAGGAAGAGGGGAGACAACAACATAAGGTGGGGGGGGACAGGTTATGCAACATTTCTATGGCATGTCAAAGTCAACCGTGTTAATGGCAGCACATGCAAGCctctgtgatgtgtgtgtgcacgccTTAGACGAGCCTCCTACCCCTGTGACTTAAAGAACTGCAGCAGCATGGGATCTGTGTTCAACCTTTGGGCTACTGTCTTCGCCACCTTatagaggaaaaataaaaaataaatccagcGGCTAGAACTTCTATGCACATCTTAGTTCTGCATTAACAATTGATTTCAAGTGACTCATAATAGATTGGCCGTTTTCCCCCATCATCAGCATTGTTTTACCTGAAAATAGTTCATGCGATTAGAGAGCGTGACCACAAATCCCGGGTCGTTCTGGATGGTCTTGTCACAGAAAATGACATCTACTCGATAATAGAGGTCCCGGAAATATTCCTTGGCCGTTGGCAGCTCACTGTTGTCGTTATCAGGGTCGTCCCTGCATGATTAAAGAAAAACAGATTCATGGAGATGAAAAGGTGAGGCTCTGGCTTTCTTTGAAAGCCTACAAAGAAATTAGAAAGAAGAAACCAATGCTGCTTACTTCTGGAAGACAATGATGTCCCCGTCCATGAGTTCATCCAGGGCCTTGTCAAGAGAGACATCATAGTCCTGAATCCGCTCTGTTAGATTGGGCTTTACTTCCTGTAACGAACAAAACATTGTAGGGGTTGTTTTATCGAACTGCAAGTCTAATTGGTCGCTTTTGGTGCTGCACGATATAGAAAAGATCATTGCAATATGGGCCCTTTTAATATGACATCCATATGCCATGGATCAATAGTTTAAACATGGTATGACATTCCCTTTATTCCGAAGCACTAGTTGCCTTGTTGAGATAAGCATAGTGTTAAATAAAATAGTGCCAAGGGAGTGTAGGGAGAAAAACAGTACACGGTGTCAACAAGGGAGTTCTACTGAAATAGATCACCTCATAGAGGATAAGGCTAGTTTCCTGCTGAAAGCCTGCTCGCTCACACATGACTGGTAGCAGGTCTCCTGGAAACAGAAGaggggagacaaaaaaaaaaacatactttaataAATAGTAGTATATAAAACATTCTGCATTTTAGACTAAGCTGGTACTCACGTATTTTGCAGGATATAGGCGTGTAGATATGTCCACAataatttaagcttcttgtttTGGGATCATACATCTTCAAGAAAAGCATGACATCACCTGAAAAAGATATAGATTTTGTAAAATGGCAGTGTTGTTATTGTAAGAAGCAACCCTGCAAATCCTGATTATTGAGAGAAGTAACTCCCGCAGTCGCATTCAGTATAGGAACTGTTTTTTAGCAGTACGTCGACTAACAATGAGATGGAATGACTCGTAGCTATTTAGGcagatttcaaagtaaaatcgAAGTTCCATCAATGCCCCCTGATTTGCCAAATGTCCCACCAAAGCTAGTGGTTGGATTAATTCTGCTTCATTTATTGGCATCAATGACAGCTAATGATGAAGGTAGACAGAGACAGACTTGAGTAGTTTAAGGGCTGTATTTGATTTCTTACGGTCTTTGTCAAACTTGGGTAACGTGGCCCCACTGGCTGCCAGTTCAGCATCCACAGTCTCCAGAAATATAGTCCATGGATTCTCATTGTCACTCAAGGCAATCATCTAAAAGAAAACGCCAGGTAAATAACAGCAAAACAAATAGTAAAGAGAAACGGATCTTTCCAATACTGACCGACTTGTTGCAGTCTGCCTCGTAGTCGAGCATAGCGGGCCGCTTCGTTCCATTGCTTCGGGCTTGCATGGGCCACAACCTCATCTGCTCTTGTGGAAAACCCTTTTAAGCACATTGGCAAAATGTTACATTGAAATTGGAAAATCATAATGGTGACAACACAGTTGTCATGTATAAAAATTGGGACTTGACTAAACAGAGTATTTCTCACCATGGTCTGGGAGAGGTTTTGAACGAACTCTTGCAAGGTAGAACTCTTCAGGACTTTGAAGACGGTGTACTTCACCTTCTCTTCATCATACATGTCATTGCCCTGATGGCCACAGAACTGGTCCTCTGTCACCATCTGTGCACAAAAGGATATACACAAGTGGACggttaaaaactaaaacaaaaaagatttaaatcAATATGAAGAGACATTTAATCGATGAATCAAAAGGTTTGTCAAATGCATTTCTGTTGAAGGTTTGAAGTAAAGATACCGGTTTGTATGAgtagaacattttaaattgttacCACTTCAGAATATAAACATCAGTGAAAAAAACttccaattattaaaaaaaagactggtcAAAAAGATAGATTTAAAGTTACTAGTGTTTCATTGAGGTTTTAAATTGAAGTGTCACTGTCACAACAGTAATATAATTCATAATAACttgaatatttgcatttttttttggttgctaaaacagttgtttaaataaaataagaatctGCATATACTGTTTAAAATGAGGTGCTCATAAGCCCAGACTCCATGTTTCCCCCAATAAGTGTACACAATGgaaatatattgtaaatatcCCTTTAAAAACAATTGGTGATACATTTGTTATGATATACACCTTCATATTTCTACAAAAGGCAACAGTCTCTACATTTCTGACCTGAACTTGCATGTAGAGATGAGCTTCTTGACGCTCCTTTCTCTTCTGGGCCTCGACCCTCTTCTCTTCCTGTAGACGCTCCACCAGCTGCTGAGGTATGTCCACATCAGTCATGGGCAGGAGCACCTCACCTGAGCAAACATGCATTAGCTGAGCCTGTGACATCCTTTTCCAATGGGAATGGGAAATGGCTGCACTCCGTAAATCCCATACTACGTACTGAGCTTGGACTCCCGAATGTACACCAACATATACGCATTGGTGCAATGGCGAACAGAGAGATCATCGTCGTGGCCACCATAGTTGTGCTCTATGGCCTCCTCTTTGGTGCAGCGTGATACAACGTCATCATCAAACTTGCACCACTGCACCAGAGTAGAGAGACAAGACCGTGTAGGAGGGGAGAAAGGAGGAGCACAGAGCACTTAAGACAACCATTTATGTGACTCAACTAGAAGCTTTCAAACAAGAGTCATAATGTGGCTGATGCTCTGTTTGTGCCATTTTGCTAGTGACTAAGCTAAGTGACTAAGAGAAATGTCAAGTCAAGTTGCTATATAATAGGtttaaagcagtggtctcaaactggttccacatagggccgcagtgggtcctggtttttgttccaaccgatccagtgccgacattttaaccaatcgtgactttaaaataagtagcacctgactctaagtaactgattgcacttgcaaaaggtatccttgttgggttggaatgaagacctgcacccactgcggccctttgaagaccggtttgagaccactggtttaAAGCAACCATCAATAATTGAAGGTATATTTTGTGGCAAAATTCACTTTGTCATAAATGTTGGTGCCTAATTACACACTGACAGATGCATTAGCCACAATGCATATCCATataatttaaaagaagaaaaaggttcTCACTATTGGTTCCTTGACACTCACTTTGCCGTCTCCTTTAGGGTTAAGATAGACGACGTAGTGACCGCCATGGTTGTCCCCACTGTGCACGAGAACGGCATGTAGGATATAGTTGGCCGGGTCCTTTGTGTCGGGCTTTTGAAGAAACTCATCTAGAGGTAGTTGATCAGGAAACTCAAACCtatgtataataaaaaaaatacataaatttatattttttttaaaagcacataTGATAGGAATGACAGCAAAATAAATGCATCACGGTCAAATCAAGAATTAAAAGTATCCAACAGAGTTCCACTTATAGCAAATTCAACTGGGACTGAGAGGACTCAGATATTTGAACAGTTGAAATATGCTTAATCCAGAGACCTTGCTCTGATACTTTGTAGTACTCGGGATAACggcaaaaaatgtcaagaaaggtggtggttattttttttctagatacaTTAGATAATCGATTCAAGGGTGTGAGGCCAATCTACTGTTATATCAAGCGAGAAGAAAACACTGAAATTGTGTGAGGTGAAAAAGGTATCCTAACTGTCACACCTGTCATTAATCTTGATGTTTTGGTCAGTCTGTGGGTCATACATGAACCTCATCAGCTGCAGGTGAAGGATTGGTGGGAAAGTGAGAAACTTCACTCCTTTCTCAGCTTCCTGTAGgccaaacaaataaacattacaTCCTAAATTTTGACTTAAATGATAACATGACTATTTTTAAGATAGAGCAGTGATTCTCAACCAGAGTGGTACAGGAAGGTGGTCTGTTTATTTATAATCATGCATTGCTgggaaaatatacaattttactTAGCTTGTTGCAAAATTATACTTACTATACAAATTAGTCCTGGGTGATAACGAAAAAAAGTCGATAGAGGTAATTACTAATTaactaaattgttttttctttctaattttgaacttcaaacttctgtgaagaTAAATTAGTTTAACTATGTCAACTTACTTTAAAAGgagaataaaaatatgtttttaaaaagttcatttcaagtatgttgttttgttgtgaaATAACAATAAGACAATTGTCTCCTTAAACTatgaaaaggaatgaatatTAAAACATGCGGAAATCTTGACAGGa
Coding sequences within it:
- the litafd gene encoding lITAF domain-containing protein — protein: MASDLKHPPPYTIPVEPSGDKVKVYHVHTPFNPASPTPVPQVYTSGGGGLSSGFDTGKKNVTSYDTALGFNSGMTTCPSCQQQVMTNVAYKPGMYSWLMVCLFICLGLVACCCLIPLLVKQFKDAHHTCPRCNRLLHVEKRKCCK